TGGGTGTATCCAGCATCACTTGTTTGGGCAGCTTGCGGTAAGGAAAATCGACGGCAGGCACAGCGGCACCAAAAGGAGAATAGTCCACAATTTCGTGCGTTTGGAGGATGGCGTTTTTGGGGTGTGATTGCCTGCTTTTTACTTTTTTGGGAGGAGAGGATAATTGTACTGAATCTTCCATTGTTGAGGAGTAATAAGATAAAAAGGTTTTACCCTCAAAAATACAAAATATTTTTACTAATAAGATACATAAATAGAATAAAATCTAAAATAGACCGGACAACAAAAAAGGGCGATATTTTCGCCCTTTTGTTCACGCTGCTTCTGATAAATAGACAGGAATCTTAAGATGATGATAGGCTTTCTCGGTAGCCTCACGCCCTCGAAAAGTTCGTTTAATATAACCCTCCTGAATCAAAAACGGCTCGTACATCTCTACAATGGTTTCGGCCTCTTCGCCGCAGGCCGTGGCAATGGTGGAGATACCCACCGGACCGCCTTTGAATTTTTCAATGATGGTTTTCAAGATGCGGTTATCCATGTCGTCCAGTCCATTGGAATCCACCTCCAATGCCTTCAGGGCGCGGCGGGCAATGTCCATGGTAATGGTACCGTCGCCGAGGATTTGTGCGAAGTCGCGCGTGCGGCGTAAAAGGTTGTTGGCAATGCGCGGAGTTCCGCGACTTCTGCTTGCCAGTTCCATGGCTGCTTCAGGCTCAATGGGTGTTTTCAACAGGCCCGAAGAACGTTGAAGAATTGTACACAACAACTCGGCGTCGTAGTACTCCAAACGCGCATTAATGCCGAAACGGGCCCGTAGAGGCGCGGTAAGCAGGCCGGCACGCGTGGTAGCGCCCACGAGCGTAAAAGGGCTTATCTGAATTTGCAGCGAGCGGGCATTGGGGCCGCTGTCGAGCATGATGTCAATCTTAAAATCCTCCATGGCCGAATACAGGTATTCCTCCACGATGGGATTCAGGCGGTGAATTTCGTCAATGAACAGCACATCGTTCGGCTGCAGATTGGTCAGCAGCCCGGCCAGATCGCCGGGTTTATCCAATACCGGACCGGTCGTAGTTTTGATGCCGGCGTTCATCTCGTTGGCCAGAATGTGAGAGAGGGTCGTTTTCCCCAACCCGGGAGGCCCGTGAAGCAGGGTATGGTCGAGGGGTTCGGTCCGTTGACGCGCTGCTTCAACAAACACTTTGAGGTTGTTCAGAACCTTGTCCTGCCCCGTAAAATCGCCGAAACTCAAAGGCCGCAAAGCACGCTCTACCTCGCGGTCAGTATCCATGGGAGTGTTTTTTCTGACAATGCTTGTATCCATCCTTTTTTTCAACAAAAATAGTAAAAATATAAATACTAATTATATCTATAATATTTATTAATTATAAAATATTTACTTGTATTTGATATTTATATATTGTACATTTGTTACTCAAAACACTCAATCTTTTTTATCAGTATGGAATCGACTCATAGCTCCAACATCTCTACTGCTCATGACGCATTAGAGCTTAAATCGTATCAGGAAATCATCATAGATTCGGAAACGGGCGAAGAAGTAGTGGCCGACAAATATTTATACCTGCCGGGCCGTCCGCGGGAGTATCGTTTCAACGGACAAAACGGTCAGTTCAACCTGTACGGCGAACGTGTATTGATGGACGAAAGAGGCAAAACGCTCACCTCCTTCACGTTTCAGCCCATTGCCTATCGCTTCTTTGAGGATATTCTGTTTGGACGTACGGAAAAAGAAATGTGGGCCGAATTATTTTTCATAGATAATCAGCAGTGTGTATCCTCCATCATGTTCAACAACACCTCCGTCAGTGAGCTGTTTCGATTGATGGAACCCCTGCACTATGAAAAACTCTCCCTCTGCGATGTGACGCTTACGGCTCGCCCTGAGCGCGTCACCAGCAAGGGCGACCCAACCAAAACCTGGTACATCACCCGCTTTTCGTACGAAGTAAGTCAATCGGAAAAAGTAAAAGAATACCGCGAATACATTCGGGATCATGCCGTGTATCGTGCCGAAACACTTACCCCCGCAGCAGAGCACAAAGTAGTTTCCCGCTCCTTTGCCCGCTTGCTCGAATCGGAAGAAATTATGCCTTTGGGCGCGGTAGCGCAATCTCAGGCCGCATAAAAACATAGAGTTAGGGTAGTGAGTCACCTTTTGGGCTTTGCCTGAAAGGTTGACTGTTGAAAAAAACGTCAAGCTTCTTTACCCCGTTTGACCGGCAGTTGCGGCGGTGTGCAGTGATTCTGCGCACTGCGCAACTGTAAGTAGGGGTAGGGTTTACCTCTACCCAACAGTAGGGTTTACCTCTACCCAACAGTAGGGTTTACCTCTACCCAACAGTAGGGTTTACCTCTGCCCCGATGTCAGATTCATTAGCAACTCTTAACAACTGTTCAACTCATGTCACAACGCGATTTTGCCATGATGAGTATTAAGCGGGATGTAGCCCGTCACGGCCGTATGACGCCGGAAAGCGTGCGTCTTTTCAAGGAAGCACGTCTGACGCGCCACGAGTTGAAGGAAGCCGCTTTGCGAGGATTGGAGATGTTTCAGGAATGGAAAAACCGATGATGAAAACCGAAGTTCTTACCCCAAAAATCTCCGATGAGGAATACCGCC
Above is a window of Runella slithyformis DSM 19594 DNA encoding:
- the ruvB gene encoding Holliday junction branch migration DNA helicase RuvB — encoded protein: MDTSIVRKNTPMDTDREVERALRPLSFGDFTGQDKVLNNLKVFVEAARQRTEPLDHTLLHGPPGLGKTTLSHILANEMNAGIKTTTGPVLDKPGDLAGLLTNLQPNDVLFIDEIHRLNPIVEEYLYSAMEDFKIDIMLDSGPNARSLQIQISPFTLVGATTRAGLLTAPLRARFGINARLEYYDAELLCTILQRSSGLLKTPIEPEAAMELASRSRGTPRIANNLLRRTRDFAQILGDGTITMDIARRALKALEVDSNGLDDMDNRILKTIIEKFKGGPVGISTIATACGEEAETIVEMYEPFLIQEGYIKRTFRGREATEKAYHHLKIPVYLSEAA